A window of Pullulanibacillus sp. KACC 23026 genomic DNA:
TAGCAGGCGGGATTACACTGGAATCCCTTAAAAACATGAAGGAATTAAATCCATTTGTTGTCATTGTTGGGTCAGCTATTACGAAAGCAAATAATCGACCAGCCGCAGCTCAAGCCTTTCAAAAACTTATTTTTGGGGGAGAAATAGAATGACAAAAACAAAAGCGATCTTAAATGAGATCGAAAATGTAATAAACCAAGTGAAGGAGACTGATCTTGAGATAATAAGTCAGCAATTGGTGAAGGCACCGAGAATTTTTGTTGTGGGAGAAGGGCGTTCGGGATTAATGGCAAAATCTTTTGCTATGCGTCTAATGCATTTAGGGGCTACTGTTTATGTTGTTGGTGAAACGATTACCCCATCCATGACAAAAGGGGATTGCCTTGTGGCTGTCTCAGGGTCAGGGACTACTCAAAACGTAGCTTCAGTTGCCCAAAAAAGCCGCGCTTTAGATTGTGATGTGATTGTTGTTACAACCAACCCAGAATCTCTTGCAGCTTTAAGTGCTGCATCTATTCTTCACGTTCCCGCAGCTACAAAGTTTAGAAAGGAAAATGAAGCCCGATCCATCCAACCGCTTGGTTCACTATTTGACCAATCAGTACACCTCCTTTTTGATACGATTTGTTTGATCTATGCCGAATTAAGAGATATCGATAATCAAAAGGCTTTTGAACAACATAGTAATTTAGAGTAAGAAGAGATTTGCATGAGTTTTTGTTTAAATTACTTGCTTGGCCCATGTATTCATAACGAAAACGGATCGTTTGAAAGTGTCTAGGGAAAGTAAGTCACTAAGAAAGTGCAAGTTTGTACAACGGCTAAATCTGCACTATTTATTACTAATTTGGTGGAAGAAGCCACAAAGAACAGAATAATCCGCTTTGTTCCATTAAGTTCCAAAAAAGGAAGCCTTTCATAAGATAATAATTATTGATGAAAGGGGGATAACATGAAGATTAATTGGTCCATTCGGTTTAAAAATGGGAAATGGGTCATTTGTTTTGTATCGCAAATTTTAATTATCATCCAAATGATAATTGCTGGCGGCCATTCAATCGGATTGTGGTCCTTCCAATGGACAGCCGCCATAAACTTATGGGTCATTGGTTTGGTCAACGCCATTTTGGTTTTTCTGTCTCTGCTTGGTCTTGTACAAGATCCTACAGTTGAGGGCTTTAGTGATACGAAACAGGTTATGCGTTACGAACAACCTAAACCTACTAAAGAAGACCCTAAAGTCTCTTAATTTTAATTGGAGTACTCCTAAATGGGGTGCTCCTAAAAAGGATATACAGTCTTTTTGTCGAATTACATATGAAGAAATGTATTCGCTTAATTGTAGAGGAGTGCAGGACATGACCAATTCTATTAAAGAGATTGAGAAAAATTATTATTCGCTCGTTAAGAAAATGGAGAATTATAAAGAGGCATTAGGTGTTCTCGGCTGGGATCTTCGAACAGGAGCACCCAAAAAAGGGATTGCCCAACGTTCTGAAGTCATTGGAACCCTTTCACAAGAAATTTATAATCTATCCACTTCAGATGAAATGAAAAGCTATATAGATGCCCTAACAGACCCATCTGTTCAAAATGGATTAAGTCCTGTAACGAAGCGTTCCATTGAAGAAGCGAAAAAGAAGTACGATCAAAACATGAAAATCCCTCCTAAAGAATTCCATGAATATGTTGTCCTCCAATCAAACGCCGAAAATGTGTGGGAAGAGGCTAAACAAGCGGCTGATTTTTCACGCCTTCAGCCTTACTTAGAAAAACTTGTGGATTACAACCAACGTTTTATTGGTTATTGGGGGACAAAAGAAACCAAATATGATGTTTTACTTGATCAATATGAACCGGGCGTTACCGTCAAGACCATTGATCGGGTGTTTAACCAGGTTCGTGAAGCAATCGTCCCACTTGTACAAGCGATTTCAGAAGCTGGACAGCCTCAAACTGACTTTCTCTTTCAACATTTCCCTAAAGAGGACCAGCATGCATTTGGCCTTTATATGCTCAAAGAAATTGGCTATGACTTGGAAGCGGGGCGCCTTGACGTCACGGAACATCCTTTTGCAACTGGATTAAATCCGGGAGATGTCCGTGTGACCACTCATTATCGTGAAAATGATTTCAGGGTTGCCCTCTTTGGAACCTTACATGAAGGCGGCCATGGGATTTATGAACAAAATCTATCAAAAGATCTTATTGGAACAGGCCTGTGTACAGGGACCTCTATGGGGATTCATGAATCACAATCGCTCTTTTTCGAGAAATTCATTGGTCAAAACCGTGCTTTGTGGAATCATTATTATCCGCAATTTCAAAAATATGCGAAGGGCAAGTTTGATCAGGTGAACGTTGATGATTTTTATCGAGCGGTTAATGTGGCAGGGCCCTCTCTCATTCGAATTGAAGCTGATGAGCTTACCTACCCGCTACACATAATGGTGCGATACGAGATAGAAAAAGGCCTGTTTAACGGCGACTTCAAGGTTAAAGATCTTCCTGGAATTTGGAATGAAAAATATAAAGCCTATCTTGGTCTTGAGCCTTCAAATGACCGTGAAGGTGTGCTTCAGGATATCCATTGGTCAGGTGGTTCTTTTGGCTATTTCCCGTCCTATGCACTCGGCTATATCTATGCGGCCCAATTCCAACAGGCTATGTTGAACGATCTGCCTAATTATGATGCCCTTTTGGCTGAGGGCCAGATTACACCTATCAGACAATGGCTTAATCAGAACATACATCAGTATGGAGCGCTTAAAAAACCAATTGAAATTATCCAGGATGTAACGGGTCACTCACTTCAGGCAGAGCCTTTAATTCGTTATCTAACCGATAAATATCGGTCTCTTTATAACCTCTAATCCATTATTTGGTGAAAATTGGAGAACGGCTGCTCTCTGTCTTGGCAACCGTTATAAAATAAAGAAGAAGTAGGAACAATTAATGTAAATCGTGTTCGGATCGAACATGACAGATATCAGAAGGGGCGATTTTCTATGATCAAGCTGCCGGAAGATCAAGAGATGAAAACGATTTTGCAAAAAACTAAACGTATTGCTGTTGTTGGCCTTTCTGACAAACCTAGCAGAACGTCCTATCAAATTGCTCACTATTTGTTGCAAAAAGGCTATGAGATTATCCCTGTTAATCCCCAAGTAGAACAAGTATTCGGTATAAAAGCGGTGAAGCGTTTAGCAGATATTACGGAATCGATTGATATTGTGAATGTTTTTAGGCGGTCTGAATTTCTAACAGAAGTAGCTGAGGAAACGATAGACATTGGCGCACCTGTTTTTTGGGCACAACTCGGTCTTTCCAGTGAAACTGCCTATCACCTTCTCAAGGAACATAACATAACTCCTATCATGGACCGCTGTATCATGGTGGAACATAGACGCCTTTTAGGTGTATAATTGATTGTTTGAAGAATGGGATGATCTTGGATTGTGATCATCCCTTTTTTACCCAAATTTCCAAGTCAATGAAAAACGAACAAATGATCCCTTTTTTTGAAAATGACTACCCAAGTTTCCTCACACATGCTATGCTAATAGACAGACATTAAAACGTTGGAAAGTTCAACAGTTAGACCAAACCGTTTAAAAACGAACGTTTTATATAGCAAGGCCTGCTTTTTGAAAGGAGTTAATGACTTGGCAAATACAAATGTTTATTCGGATGATACAATTCAAGTTCTTGAAGGACTAGAGGCCGTTCGTAAACGTCCTGGTATGTATATAGGATCTACAGATGCGAGAGGTTTGCATCATTTGGTTTACGAAATTGTCGATAATGCAGTCGATGAGGCGCTTGCCGGTTTTGGTGAATCCATAACCGTCACGATTCATAAAGACAATAGCATTAGCGTTTTGGATCAAGGGCGGGGGATGCCGACGGGAATGCACCGGACAGGCAAACCGACTCCCGAGGTCATCTTAACGGTTCTTCATGCAGGAGGAAAATTTAACAGCGAGGGCGGCTATAAAACATCTGGCGGATTACATGGTGTCGGCGCTTCAGTTGTTAATGCTCTTTCCGAATGGCTGGTTGTCACAATTAAGCGAGACGGATCCATTTTTCGTCAGCGCTTTGAGAATGGTGGAAAGCCAGTCACGACACTTGAGAAAATTGGGACAACCCGGCAAACTGGTACCGAGATTCATTTTAAGCCGGACCCCACTATATTTAGCACAACGACTTATAACTTTGAGGTATTAAGTGAGCGGTTAAGAGAAGCGGCCTTCCTGTTAAAAGGAATGTCCATTCGATTGGTTGATCAACGAAATGGGGAAGAAGAAACCTACCATTATGAAACGGGAATTAAGGCGTTCATTGAGTATTTGAACGAGGATAAGGATATCCTTCATCCCGTCGCTTCTTTTGAAGGCGAGCAAAACGACATTGAAATTGAAGTGGCTTTTCAATTTAACGATGCTTATTCTGAGAATATATTATCCTTTGTTAATAATGTTCGGACAAAAGATGGGGGTACTCATGAATCCGGTTTTAAGACAGCTGTCACACGTGCTTTTAATGACTATGCTCGTAAAGCAGGTCTATTAAAAGATAAAGATAAAAATCTAGAAGGCTCAGATATACGTGAAGGCTTTACCGGCATCGTCTCGGTTCGAGTTCCGGAGTCCATTTTACAATTTGAAGGTCAAACAAAAGGCAAGTTAGGAACAAGTGAAGCACGCTCAGCCGTTGATGCGGTTGTATCCGAACAATTAACTTATTTCTTAAATGAGAATCCCAAAATAAGCGAAATGCTGATTCGTAAGGCGATCAAAGCGTTTCAAGCTCGGGAAGCCGCACGAAAAGCTCGGGATGAAGCGCGCAACGGCAAGAAAAGCAAGCGCCGTGATACCATCTTAAGCGGGAAGCTAACGCCTGCTTCTTCAAAGAATCGCGACAAGAATGAGCTTTATTTAGTCGAGGGTGACTCAGCAGGAGGTTCTGCTAAACAAGGACGCGACCGCACTTTTCAAGCCGTACTTCCGCTGCGAGGCAAGGTCATTAATACGGAAAAAGCCAAACTTCAGGATATCTTTAAAAATGAAGAAATAAATACAATTATTCACGCGATCGGTGCAGGTGTGGGGAATGATTTTACGCTTGAGGATTGCAATTACGATAAAATAGTCATCATGACGGATGCTGATAACGACGGAGCTCATATTCAAGTATTGCTTCTGACGTTTTTCTATCGCTATATGAGACCGCTTGTGGAAGCAGGGAAAGTCTTTATCGCCCTTCCGCCTTTGTACAAAGTTAGCAAAGGGACTGGAAAAAAAGAAGTGATTGAATATGCATGGGATGAAAAAGGTCTTAGAGAAGCTGTTCAAAAAATCGGAAAAGGTTATATCATTCAGCGTTATAAAGGGCTTGGTGAGATGAATGCTGATCAATTATGGGAAACCACGATGGACCCGCAAACGCGAACGCTTATTCGCGTCAAAATAGATGACCTCGCTCGTGCTGAACGCCGAGTTTCTGTATTGATGGGGGATAAGGTTGAGCCCCGACGCAAATGGATCGAATCACATGTGGCCTTTGGATTGGATGAAGAAACCAATATTCTTGAAAATGAAAACCTATCCGTCACGGAAGGAGTTTAATACATGGGAAAGCCTGAGAAACTATTAGACCTCCCGCTAGAAGACGTTATAGGCGATCGCTTCGGGATATATAGTAAATACATCATTCAAGAACGTGCCTTACCAGATGTTCGTGATGGCTTAAAACCAGTACAGCGACGCATTTTGTTTGCGATGCATCAGGAAGGGAACACGCAAGAAAAACCTTTTAGAAAATCAGCCAAGACGGTTGGTAATGTCATTGGTAATTATCATCCGCACGGGGATTCATCCGTTTACGAAGCAATGGTTCGGATGAGCCAAGACTGGAAGATGCGCAATGTCTTAATCGAAATGCACGGTAATAACGGGTCTCTTGACGGCGACCCGCCGGCTGCTATGCGTTATACAGAAGCTCGTCTTTCTGCCATTGCATCAGAACTGCTTCGCGAT
This region includes:
- the hxlB gene encoding 6-phospho-3-hexuloisomerase, giving the protein MTKTKAILNEIENVINQVKETDLEIISQQLVKAPRIFVVGEGRSGLMAKSFAMRLMHLGATVYVVGETITPSMTKGDCLVAVSGSGTTQNVASVAQKSRALDCDVIVVTTNPESLAALSAASILHVPAATKFRKENEARSIQPLGSLFDQSVHLLFDTICLIYAELRDIDNQKAFEQHSNLE
- a CDS encoding phage holin; protein product: MKINWSIRFKNGKWVICFVSQILIIIQMIIAGGHSIGLWSFQWTAAINLWVIGLVNAILVFLSLLGLVQDPTVEGFSDTKQVMRYEQPKPTKEDPKVS
- a CDS encoding carboxypeptidase M32, with amino-acid sequence MTNSIKEIEKNYYSLVKKMENYKEALGVLGWDLRTGAPKKGIAQRSEVIGTLSQEIYNLSTSDEMKSYIDALTDPSVQNGLSPVTKRSIEEAKKKYDQNMKIPPKEFHEYVVLQSNAENVWEEAKQAADFSRLQPYLEKLVDYNQRFIGYWGTKETKYDVLLDQYEPGVTVKTIDRVFNQVREAIVPLVQAISEAGQPQTDFLFQHFPKEDQHAFGLYMLKEIGYDLEAGRLDVTEHPFATGLNPGDVRVTTHYRENDFRVALFGTLHEGGHGIYEQNLSKDLIGTGLCTGTSMGIHESQSLFFEKFIGQNRALWNHYYPQFQKYAKGKFDQVNVDDFYRAVNVAGPSLIRIEADELTYPLHIMVRYEIEKGLFNGDFKVKDLPGIWNEKYKAYLGLEPSNDREGVLQDIHWSGGSFGYFPSYALGYIYAAQFQQAMLNDLPNYDALLAEGQITPIRQWLNQNIHQYGALKKPIEIIQDVTGHSLQAEPLIRYLTDKYRSLYNL
- a CDS encoding CoA-binding protein, translated to MIKLPEDQEMKTILQKTKRIAVVGLSDKPSRTSYQIAHYLLQKGYEIIPVNPQVEQVFGIKAVKRLADITESIDIVNVFRRSEFLTEVAEETIDIGAPVFWAQLGLSSETAYHLLKEHNITPIMDRCIMVEHRRLLGV
- the parE gene encoding DNA topoisomerase IV subunit B — protein: MANTNVYSDDTIQVLEGLEAVRKRPGMYIGSTDARGLHHLVYEIVDNAVDEALAGFGESITVTIHKDNSISVLDQGRGMPTGMHRTGKPTPEVILTVLHAGGKFNSEGGYKTSGGLHGVGASVVNALSEWLVVTIKRDGSIFRQRFENGGKPVTTLEKIGTTRQTGTEIHFKPDPTIFSTTTYNFEVLSERLREAAFLLKGMSIRLVDQRNGEEETYHYETGIKAFIEYLNEDKDILHPVASFEGEQNDIEIEVAFQFNDAYSENILSFVNNVRTKDGGTHESGFKTAVTRAFNDYARKAGLLKDKDKNLEGSDIREGFTGIVSVRVPESILQFEGQTKGKLGTSEARSAVDAVVSEQLTYFLNENPKISEMLIRKAIKAFQAREAARKARDEARNGKKSKRRDTILSGKLTPASSKNRDKNELYLVEGDSAGGSAKQGRDRTFQAVLPLRGKVINTEKAKLQDIFKNEEINTIIHAIGAGVGNDFTLEDCNYDKIVIMTDADNDGAHIQVLLLTFFYRYMRPLVEAGKVFIALPPLYKVSKGTGKKEVIEYAWDEKGLREAVQKIGKGYIIQRYKGLGEMNADQLWETTMDPQTRTLIRVKIDDLARAERRVSVLMGDKVEPRRKWIESHVAFGLDEETNILENENLSVTEGV